The Pantoea sp. At-9b genome includes a window with the following:
- the nth gene encoding endonuclease III: MNQDKRVQILTRLRDENPHPTTELNFSSPFELLIAVLLSAQATDVSVNKATAKLYPVANTPASLLALGVDGVKEYIKTIGLFNSKAENVIKTCRILLEQHGSEVPEDRAALEALPGVGRKTANVVLNTAFGWPTIAVDTHIFRVSNRTRFAPGKNVEEVEEKLLKVVPKAFKVDCHHWLILHGRYTCVARKPRCGSCLIEDLCEFDAKTE, encoded by the coding sequence GTGAATCAGGATAAACGCGTACAAATTCTGACGCGCCTGCGCGACGAGAACCCGCATCCCACCACGGAACTGAATTTCAGCTCGCCGTTTGAATTGCTGATTGCCGTGCTGCTCTCGGCACAGGCGACTGACGTCAGCGTGAATAAAGCTACAGCCAAGCTCTACCCGGTGGCGAATACCCCGGCCAGCCTCCTGGCGCTCGGGGTGGATGGCGTCAAGGAGTACATCAAAACCATCGGTCTGTTTAACAGCAAAGCGGAAAACGTCATCAAAACCTGCCGTATCCTGCTGGAGCAGCATGGTAGCGAGGTGCCGGAAGATCGTGCTGCGCTGGAAGCGCTACCCGGTGTGGGCCGCAAAACCGCCAATGTGGTGCTGAATACCGCCTTCGGTTGGCCGACGATTGCCGTCGATACCCATATCTTTCGCGTCAGCAACCGCACCCGTTTTGCCCCAGGTAAAAACGTCGAGGAAGTGGAAGAAAAACTGCTCAAGGTGGTACCGAAAGCCTTTAAGGTTGATTGCCACCACTGGTTGATCCTGCATGGTCGCTACACCTGCGTGGCACGCAAGCCGCGCTGCGGCTCCTGCTTAATTGAAGACCTGTGCGAGTTTGACGCCAAAACGGAATAA
- the betT gene encoding choline BCCT transporter BetT, whose amino-acid sequence MGIQDRPDGQPVRLNKAVFWGAALIIVLFSSMVLLFPHQASATLGRAQRWASATFGWYYMLVVAFYLGFVLFIALSRYGDIKLGPDHARPDFSYGTWAAMLFSAGIGSELLFFGASEPLDHLLQPPQGIAGSADAARDGMVLTMMHWGLHGWGIYTLVAMALAYFAYRHNLPLALRSAFYPLIGERINGPIGHAVDIFGIVGTMFGLATSLGIGVMQINSGISWLTGIAQSPGMQVLLIVIVMGAATLSAVSGVDKGIRRLSEVNMLLALLMFGFVLFAGPTGHLLNALVQNFGDYVTRLPGKTFDLYAYSDSNKDAWLGSWTVFYWAWWIAWSPFVGMFIARISRGRTLREFVIGVLLIPMGFTLAWLSVFGNSALSLFQQGMKTLGDVALSDPAQAVYHMLATYPLATPVIVLAVAICFIFFVTSADSGALVVANLSCAGENGGEDAPNWLRIFWAAAVCILTLSLLFAGDYTALQTAVVLSALPFSLVLVLYVVAMYRALHHEKQRDRSRSVAIASPMIHDRYRPGHTRSWRHRLNRAISYPSRDTVYRFMDDTVRPALSKVSSVLQEKGLQVEKDLSPQDFTLGLRVAHGEEAPFHYAVQMTGYATPSFMRAGRHANLAASRYYRAEVHLWEGSQEYDLVGYNEEQIINDILDHYERHLQYLHLVR is encoded by the coding sequence CTGGGGATTCAGGACCGGCCCGACGGACAGCCGGTCAGGCTCAATAAAGCGGTATTCTGGGGTGCCGCACTGATTATCGTGTTGTTTTCATCCATGGTGCTGCTGTTTCCGCATCAGGCCAGCGCCACCCTGGGACGGGCGCAGCGCTGGGCTTCCGCCACTTTTGGTTGGTACTACATGCTGGTGGTGGCGTTTTATCTTGGCTTTGTGTTGTTTATTGCCCTGTCGCGCTATGGCGATATCAAACTGGGACCGGATCATGCACGGCCAGATTTCAGTTACGGCACCTGGGCAGCGATGCTATTTTCCGCCGGCATCGGTTCCGAGTTGCTCTTTTTCGGCGCGTCTGAGCCGCTGGATCACCTGTTGCAGCCGCCGCAGGGTATCGCGGGGTCAGCCGATGCCGCGCGCGACGGCATGGTACTGACCATGATGCACTGGGGCCTGCACGGCTGGGGGATTTATACCCTGGTGGCGATGGCGCTGGCCTATTTCGCTTACCGCCACAACCTGCCGCTGGCGCTGCGTTCAGCGTTTTATCCACTCATCGGTGAGCGTATCAACGGGCCAATCGGCCATGCGGTAGACATCTTCGGGATTGTTGGCACGATGTTTGGCCTTGCCACCAGCCTCGGCATTGGTGTGATGCAGATCAATTCCGGCATCAGCTGGCTGACCGGCATTGCCCAGTCTCCCGGCATGCAGGTGCTGCTGATTGTCATTGTGATGGGTGCGGCGACGCTGTCGGCTGTCAGTGGGGTCGATAAAGGCATTCGCCGTTTGTCGGAGGTCAATATGCTGCTGGCGCTGCTGATGTTTGGCTTCGTGCTGTTCGCCGGACCCACCGGCCATCTGCTGAATGCGTTGGTGCAAAATTTTGGCGACTACGTCACGCGCCTGCCGGGTAAAACCTTCGATCTCTATGCCTATAGCGACAGCAACAAAGACGCCTGGCTCGGTAGCTGGACGGTGTTTTACTGGGCATGGTGGATTGCGTGGTCACCGTTCGTCGGCATGTTTATTGCCCGTATCTCCCGTGGACGCACGCTGCGAGAATTTGTGATTGGCGTGCTGCTCATCCCGATGGGCTTCACCCTCGCCTGGCTGTCGGTGTTCGGCAACAGCGCGCTCTCCCTGTTCCAGCAGGGAATGAAAACCTTGGGTGATGTCGCTCTGAGCGATCCGGCCCAGGCGGTGTATCACATGCTGGCGACCTATCCGCTGGCAACACCGGTGATTGTGCTGGCAGTGGCGATCTGTTTTATCTTCTTTGTCACCTCCGCAGACTCCGGAGCATTGGTGGTCGCCAATCTCTCCTGTGCAGGCGAAAATGGCGGTGAAGATGCGCCCAACTGGCTGCGTATTTTCTGGGCCGCCGCAGTTTGCATCCTGACGCTGTCGCTGCTGTTCGCCGGTGATTACACCGCGTTGCAGACCGCCGTGGTGCTGAGCGCGCTCCCCTTTTCGCTGGTGTTGGTGCTGTATGTGGTCGCAATGTACCGGGCATTGCACCATGAAAAACAGCGTGATCGCAGCCGTTCCGTCGCCATCGCCTCCCCGATGATTCACGATCGCTATCGTCCCGGCCATACTCGTAGCTGGCGTCATCGTCTCAATCGCGCCATCAGCTACCCCTCACGCGACACCGTGTATCGTTTTATGGATGACACCGTGCGTCCGGCGCTGAGTAAAGTGTCATCCGTGTTGCAGGAGAAAGGGTTGCAAGTCGAAAAGGATCTGTCGCCGCAGGATTTCACCCTGGGTTTGCGCGTTGCACACGGTGAAGAAGCCCCCTTCCACTACGCGGTACAGATGACCGGCTATGCCACCCCTTCTTTTATGCGTGCGGGTCGTCATGCCAACCTTGCAGCCAGTCGTTACTATCGCGCCGAAGTGCATCTGTGGGAAGGCAGCCAGGAATATGATCTGGTGGGTTACAACGAGGAGCAGATTATCAATGACATCCTCGATCACTACGAGCGCCATTTGCAATATTTGCATTTAGTGCGATAA
- a CDS encoding CTP synthase — translation MTQSVRVALVGDYRASAVAHQAIPPAVQLAAQHLNLNVTADWIATPEIHLPAFTDYDAIWVVPGSPYQNDAGVFATIQWARENDKPFLGSCGGFQYAVIEYARNVLGWEDAAHAETDQEGRWVIAPLSCSLVEQRGAVTFKPGSRIATAYHALQSDEGYHCNFGVNPEFSQALETRNLHITSWDADGDVRGIELNDHPFFIATLFQSERAALQNRLSPLVVAWLQAATR, via the coding sequence ATGACGCAGTCAGTTCGTGTCGCCCTTGTTGGCGATTACCGTGCCAGTGCCGTCGCGCACCAGGCCATTCCTCCCGCAGTACAGCTCGCCGCGCAACATCTCAACCTCAACGTCACCGCCGACTGGATAGCCACCCCCGAAATCCACCTGCCCGCTTTTACTGATTATGATGCCATCTGGGTGGTGCCTGGCAGCCCTTATCAAAACGATGCTGGGGTGTTCGCCACCATTCAGTGGGCGCGTGAAAATGACAAACCGTTTCTCGGTTCCTGCGGTGGTTTTCAGTACGCGGTGATTGAGTATGCACGCAACGTGCTCGGCTGGGAGGATGCCGCCCATGCGGAAACGGATCAAGAAGGGCGCTGGGTGATTGCGCCGCTCAGTTGTTCGCTGGTGGAACAGCGTGGCGCAGTGACCTTTAAACCCGGCTCACGCATCGCGACGGCGTATCATGCGCTGCAAAGTGACGAAGGTTATCACTGCAACTTCGGCGTTAATCCTGAATTCAGCCAGGCGCTGGAGACGCGCAACCTGCACATCACCTCCTGGGATGCGGACGGCGATGTGCGCGGCATTGAGTTGAACGATCACCCGTTCTTTATTGCGACGCTGTTCCAGTCGGAGCGTGCCGCGTTGCAAAACCGCTTGTCACCGCTGGTGGTCGCGTGGTTGCAGGCTGCCACGCGTTAA
- the betA gene encoding choline dehydrogenase, producing the protein MQKFDYIIIGAGSAGNVLATRLTEDADVSVLLLEAGGRDHRWDFRTQMPAALAYPLQGKRYNWAYETDPEPHMNHRRMECGRGKGLGGSSLINGMCYIRGNALDYDNWAKKDGLENWAYRNCLPYFRKAEKRDVGANAYHGAEGYLSVTTAKSGNNPLYRAFVDAAKQAGHAETEDLNGYRQDGFGPMDRTVTQQGRRSSTARGYLDVAKQRPNLTILTHAQTDRIVFDGKTATGVRWLVKGQPQQAQARREVLLCAGAIASPQILQRSGVGPEEWLRELEIDVVHALPGVGRNLQDHLEIYMQYRCKQPVSLYPALQWWNQPAIGAEWLLKGTGVGASNQFEAGGFIRSDDQPDWPDLQYHFLPVAINYNGSSPVKEHGFQAHVGPMRSLSRGRVKLTSKDPYAAPSIFFNYMSQARDWQEFRAAVRLTREIMRQPALADYCGAEIQPGLAVQSDEQIDAFIRSHAETAYHPCGSCAMGYGEMDVVDSVGRVHGMQQLRVVDASIMPQITTGNLNAPTVMIAEKIADAIRGRVPLAASAADYYVQG; encoded by the coding sequence ATGCAGAAATTTGATTACATCATTATTGGTGCGGGCTCCGCAGGCAATGTGCTGGCGACCCGTTTAACTGAGGATGCTGACGTATCGGTACTGTTACTGGAAGCGGGCGGTCGCGATCACCGCTGGGACTTCCGTACCCAAATGCCAGCCGCTTTGGCTTATCCGTTGCAGGGCAAGCGTTACAACTGGGCCTATGAAACCGACCCGGAACCGCACATGAATCATCGCCGTATGGAGTGTGGCCGTGGTAAGGGGTTGGGAGGTTCCTCCTTAATCAACGGCATGTGTTATATCCGTGGCAATGCGCTGGATTACGATAACTGGGCAAAGAAGGACGGACTGGAGAACTGGGCCTACCGCAACTGCCTGCCTTATTTCCGCAAAGCAGAAAAGCGTGATGTTGGTGCCAATGCGTATCATGGCGCGGAAGGGTATCTCAGCGTGACCACTGCGAAAAGCGGTAACAATCCGTTGTATCGCGCCTTTGTTGATGCTGCCAAACAGGCCGGCCACGCGGAAACTGAAGATCTTAACGGTTATCGTCAGGATGGCTTTGGCCCGATGGACCGCACCGTCACCCAACAGGGCCGTCGATCCAGTACTGCCCGTGGCTATCTCGATGTGGCAAAGCAGCGTCCTAACCTGACCATCCTCACCCATGCGCAGACCGACCGCATTGTGTTTGACGGCAAAACGGCCACCGGCGTGCGCTGGTTGGTCAAAGGGCAGCCGCAACAGGCACAGGCACGACGCGAGGTATTGCTATGCGCCGGGGCGATCGCCTCGCCGCAAATTCTGCAACGTTCCGGGGTCGGGCCAGAGGAGTGGCTGCGCGAACTGGAGATTGACGTCGTTCATGCGTTACCCGGCGTTGGCCGCAATTTGCAGGATCATCTGGAAATTTACATGCAATATCGCTGCAAACAACCGGTCAGTCTCTATCCGGCCTTGCAGTGGTGGAACCAACCGGCGATTGGCGCGGAATGGTTGCTGAAAGGGACAGGCGTCGGGGCCAGCAATCAGTTTGAAGCTGGCGGGTTTATCCGCAGTGATGACCAGCCAGACTGGCCGGATTTGCAATACCATTTCCTGCCGGTGGCGATTAACTACAACGGCAGCAGCCCGGTTAAAGAACACGGTTTTCAGGCCCATGTCGGTCCGATGCGTTCCCTGAGCCGTGGGCGGGTAAAACTGACCTCGAAAGATCCCTATGCCGCACCCTCCATCTTTTTCAATTACATGTCACAGGCGCGTGACTGGCAGGAGTTTCGTGCCGCCGTGCGCCTGACGCGTGAAATCATGCGCCAACCGGCGCTGGCCGACTATTGTGGCGCTGAAATTCAGCCGGGACTGGCGGTACAAAGTGATGAGCAAATTGACGCCTTTATCCGTTCACATGCCGAGACGGCCTATCATCCCTGCGGCAGTTGTGCGATGGGTTATGGTGAGATGGATGTGGTGGACAGCGTTGGCCGTGTACATGGCATGCAGCAGTTGCGCGTGGTTGATGCTTCGATTATGCCGCAAATCACTACCGGCAATCTGAATGCGCCAACGGTGATGATCGCCGAGAAAATTGCCGATGCCATTCGTGGCCGGGTGCCGCTGGCCGCCTCAGCAGCGGATTATTACGTGCAAGGCTAA
- the betB gene encoding betaine-aldehyde dehydrogenase — protein sequence MTRCGLYINGQACPGNGPLFTTINPANGEVLAEITSASREDVDRAVATAREGQRIWRGYTPVERSRVLLKAVALLREHNQRLAELETADTGKPISETAAVDIVTGADVLEYYAGLAPALQGEQIPLRDSALVYTRREPLGVCAGIGAWNYPIQIALWKSAPALAAGNAMVFKPSEVTPLSALELAKIYSEAGLPDGVFNVVQGAGEVGQALSQHPDIDKVSFTGEVSTGKRVMADAALANLKEVTMELGGKSPLIVFADADVERAVDGALMANFYSSGQVCTNGTRVFVHRSIQAQFEQRLLEKMQGIRMGDPRDATVNFGPLVSEQHCRKVESYLKLGKEQGARLLAGGHRIIDGPLARGCYIEPTVFSDCHDEMQIVREEIFGPVMSILTFDSEEEVIRRANDTELGLAAGIFTRDLNRAHRVIHQIEAGICWINSWGESPAPMPVGGYKQSGLGRENGIATLQHYTRTKSVLIELGDYPSAF from the coding sequence ATTACGCGCTGCGGCTTATATATCAATGGTCAGGCGTGTCCGGGTAACGGGCCGCTGTTTACTACCATCAACCCGGCGAATGGCGAGGTGCTGGCAGAAATTACCTCCGCCAGTCGTGAAGATGTGGATCGCGCGGTCGCTACCGCGCGCGAAGGACAGCGCATCTGGCGAGGCTATACACCGGTGGAACGCAGTCGCGTGCTGTTAAAAGCCGTTGCTTTACTGCGTGAACACAATCAGAGGCTGGCAGAACTGGAAACCGCCGATACCGGCAAGCCAATCAGTGAAACGGCAGCGGTTGATATCGTCACCGGAGCGGACGTGCTGGAATATTACGCCGGTCTGGCTCCGGCATTACAGGGCGAGCAAATCCCACTGCGCGATAGCGCACTGGTCTACACCCGCCGTGAACCGCTGGGCGTCTGTGCCGGTATTGGCGCCTGGAACTACCCGATTCAAATCGCCTTGTGGAAAAGCGCCCCGGCGCTGGCTGCGGGTAATGCCATGGTGTTTAAGCCCAGTGAAGTCACACCGCTGAGTGCACTGGAGCTGGCGAAAATCTACAGCGAAGCCGGGCTACCGGATGGCGTATTTAATGTGGTGCAGGGCGCGGGCGAGGTTGGACAGGCGCTGAGTCAGCATCCGGATATCGATAAAGTCTCCTTCACTGGCGAAGTCAGCACCGGTAAACGGGTGATGGCGGATGCCGCACTGGCCAATCTGAAAGAGGTCACCATGGAGCTGGGCGGTAAATCGCCGCTGATCGTGTTTGCGGATGCCGATGTGGAGCGTGCTGTTGATGGCGCGCTGATGGCGAATTTCTACAGCAGTGGTCAGGTCTGTACCAATGGCACCCGGGTGTTTGTCCATCGCAGCATCCAGGCGCAGTTTGAGCAGCGCCTGCTGGAGAAAATGCAGGGCATCCGTATGGGCGATCCGCGCGATGCCACGGTGAATTTCGGCCCACTGGTCAGCGAGCAGCATTGCCGCAAAGTTGAGAGCTACCTGAAACTCGGCAAGGAGCAAGGCGCACGCCTGCTGGCGGGGGGGCACCGCATTATCGACGGTCCGCTGGCGCGTGGTTGCTACATCGAACCGACGGTGTTCAGTGATTGCCACGATGAAATGCAGATTGTGCGTGAGGAGATCTTCGGCCCGGTAATGAGCATCCTCACCTTCGACAGTGAAGAAGAAGTGATACGCCGGGCTAACGATACCGAGCTGGGGTTGGCCGCCGGGATCTTCACCCGCGACCTGAACCGTGCCCATCGGGTGATCCATCAGATAGAGGCGGGGATCTGCTGGATTAACAGCTGGGGTGAATCGCCCGCACCGATGCCGGTGGGAGGGTATAAGCAATCCGGTCTGGGGCGTGAAAACGGCATCGCCACGTTGCAACACTACACGCGCACCAAATCGGTGTTGATTGAGTTGGGCGACTACCCGAGCGCATTTTGA
- a CDS encoding zinc-dependent alcohol dehydrogenase family protein, with product MTAAENTALIFRQFGNPSEVLSLEPSPLTPLASSQLRVQMQFAPVNASDLIPITGAYRHRVTPPQVAGYEGVGTVVAAPAEYAALLGKRVLPLRGTGTWQRYVTCAAPLAIPVPDDIDSTLAARAYINPLAALLMLKNWSPANQHLLLTAGGSACTQLLAQWALRLGARSVTVIYRASAHAARLQRSGLRALQQDQQAEIRQVAAAVDLVFDATGGTTGQLIWQSLPAAAQFIAYGVLSGQPVRVNAARPALHWFHVRHYLDALTPAAWQQLFAELWPLLRDSDCGEVALFPLAQWQEAIHFYHQSGRSQKPLLQLA from the coding sequence ATGACCGCGGCTGAGAATACAGCGTTAATTTTCCGGCAGTTTGGCAACCCCTCAGAAGTCCTTTCCCTCGAACCTTCCCCGCTTACGCCGCTGGCGTCTTCGCAACTGCGCGTACAAATGCAGTTTGCCCCGGTCAATGCCTCTGATTTGATCCCGATAACCGGTGCCTATCGTCACCGCGTCACCCCGCCGCAGGTCGCGGGTTATGAAGGCGTGGGCACGGTGGTCGCTGCCCCGGCGGAGTATGCCGCGCTGTTGGGTAAACGGGTGCTGCCGCTGCGGGGGACGGGAACCTGGCAACGCTATGTCACTTGCGCGGCTCCCCTCGCCATTCCGGTGCCGGACGATATCGACAGCACCCTGGCCGCCCGCGCCTATATCAATCCGCTGGCGGCGCTGCTGATGCTAAAAAACTGGTCACCGGCCAATCAACACCTGCTGCTCACCGCTGGCGGCTCGGCCTGTACGCAGCTGCTGGCGCAATGGGCATTGCGCCTGGGCGCACGCAGCGTGACCGTCATCTATCGCGCGTCCGCGCACGCGGCACGGTTACAGCGTTCTGGCCTGCGCGCATTACAGCAGGATCAGCAGGCTGAGATCCGCCAGGTCGCCGCTGCGGTAGATCTGGTGTTCGACGCCACGGGGGGCACCACCGGACAGCTTATCTGGCAATCGCTGCCTGCTGCGGCGCAGTTTATCGCCTATGGCGTGCTGAGCGGCCAACCGGTGCGGGTAAATGCCGCGCGCCCCGCCCTGCACTGGTTTCATGTCCGTCATTATCTTGATGCGCTAACGCCAGCCGCATGGCAGCAACTGTTTGCCGAACTCTGGCCGCTGCTACGAGACAGTGATTGCGGCGAGGTTGCCCTGTTCCCGTTGGCGCAGTGGCAGGAGGCCATCCACTTTTATCATCAATCCGGACGCAGCCAGAAACCGCTGCTGCAACTGGCATAA
- the dtpA gene encoding dipeptide/tripeptide permease DtpA, whose translation MSTANKHTDEAVSLNAFKQPKAFYLIFSIELWERFGYYGLQAIMAVYLVKQLGMSEADSITLFTSFSALVYGLVAIGGWLGDKVLGTKRVIILGVMVLALGYAFVAFSGHDTTMVYVGMATIAVGSGLFKANPSSLLSTCYEKDDPRIDGAFTMFYMSINIGSLFSMMLTPWLAAKYGWGAAFSLSVVGLVITLLNFLFCQRLVKNYGSKPDFAPLQINKLLMTLVGVVALIALATWLLHHQSIARMALGVIAIGIVMVFAKEAFALQGAARRKMIVAFLLMVEAIVFFVLYMQMPTSLNFFAIRNVEHAILGITFEPEQFQALNPFWIMLASPILAAVYNKMGDKLPMPHKFAIGMVLCSAAFLVLPFGAKFANEAGIVSVNWLILSYALQSVGELMISGLGLAMVAQLVPQRLMGFIMGSWFLTTAGAAMIAGKVANLMAVPNDVTDPHASLAVYSHVFQQIGIATGVIAILMLLTAPLLNRMTQDDAQTELQRANANS comes from the coding sequence GTGTCAACTGCAAACAAACACACTGATGAGGCAGTCAGCCTCAACGCGTTCAAGCAACCGAAAGCGTTCTACCTGATCTTCTCGATCGAACTGTGGGAACGTTTTGGTTACTACGGCCTGCAGGCCATTATGGCGGTTTACCTGGTGAAACAGCTGGGGATGTCTGAAGCAGACTCCATCACCCTGTTCACCTCGTTTAGTGCACTGGTTTACGGTCTGGTTGCCATTGGCGGCTGGCTGGGTGATAAAGTGCTGGGCACCAAACGTGTCATTATTCTGGGCGTGATGGTACTGGCGCTGGGTTACGCGTTTGTCGCCTTCTCCGGTCATGACACCACCATGGTGTATGTCGGCATGGCCACCATTGCCGTCGGTAGCGGTCTGTTTAAAGCCAACCCGTCTTCCCTGCTCTCCACCTGCTACGAGAAAGACGACCCGCGTATCGACGGTGCATTCACCATGTTCTACATGTCGATCAATATCGGTTCGCTGTTCTCTATGATGCTGACACCGTGGCTGGCAGCGAAGTATGGCTGGGGCGCGGCGTTCTCACTGTCGGTGGTGGGTCTAGTCATTACCCTGCTGAACTTCCTGTTCTGCCAGCGCCTGGTGAAAAACTACGGTTCTAAACCGGACTTCGCACCGTTGCAGATCAACAAATTACTGATGACACTGGTTGGCGTAGTGGCACTGATTGCCCTGGCAACCTGGTTGCTGCATCACCAGAGCATTGCGCGTATGGCTCTGGGTGTGATCGCCATTGGTATCGTGATGGTGTTTGCCAAAGAAGCCTTTGCCTTGCAAGGCGCAGCACGTCGTAAAATGATCGTAGCGTTCCTGCTGATGGTTGAAGCGATCGTGTTCTTCGTGTTGTACATGCAGATGCCGACCTCATTGAACTTCTTCGCCATCCGTAACGTAGAGCATGCCATTCTCGGCATCACCTTTGAGCCGGAGCAGTTCCAGGCGCTGAACCCGTTCTGGATCATGCTTGCCAGCCCGATTCTGGCTGCGGTGTACAACAAAATGGGCGACAAACTGCCGATGCCGCACAAGTTTGCCATCGGTATGGTGCTGTGTTCAGCGGCCTTCCTGGTACTGCCGTTTGGTGCGAAGTTCGCCAATGAAGCCGGAATCGTGTCGGTCAACTGGCTGATCCTCAGCTATGCGTTGCAGAGCGTGGGTGAACTGATGATCTCTGGCCTCGGTCTGGCGATGGTGGCACAGTTGGTTCCACAGCGTCTGATGGGCTTTATCATGGGTTCATGGTTCCTGACCACCGCAGGTGCCGCAATGATCGCCGGTAAAGTGGCTAACCTGATGGCCGTACCGAATGATGTGACCGATCCGCACGCCTCACTGGCCGTTTACAGCCATGTGTTCCAGCAAATCGGTATCGCGACCGGCGTGATTGCCATCCTGATGCTGCTCACCGCCCCGCTGCTGAACCGCATGACGCAGGACGATGCCCAGACTGAATTGCAGCGCGCAAACGCCAATTCCTAA
- the surE gene encoding 5'/3'-nucleotidase SurE yields MSQQPFMFERVLLTNDDGINAPGIAVLERVARRLAREVWIVAPEHDQSGTSHSISLHQPLRVAQRDEFRFGVSGTPGDCVAMAVSHLMQGKRPDLLLSGINRGANLGVETLFSGTVGAAMTGMLLGVPSLALSQAFHDRANVPWQIAEHHAERVIRQLCADKRQQNACLNVNFPAQLHHEQLTFTRQGNGHLNGINVLPLKDPRALDYYWLQLSRHHDGDQPGTESDVLAKGGITVTPLGFDRTLA; encoded by the coding sequence ATGTCGCAACAACCTTTTATGTTTGAACGTGTGTTACTGACCAACGATGATGGTATCAATGCGCCGGGCATCGCGGTGCTGGAGCGAGTAGCACGACGCCTGGCCCGTGAGGTATGGATTGTGGCACCGGAGCACGATCAGAGCGGCACGTCGCACTCCATCAGCCTGCACCAGCCGCTGCGCGTGGCACAGCGCGATGAATTCCGCTTCGGCGTATCCGGCACGCCCGGAGACTGCGTGGCGATGGCGGTGAGCCATCTAATGCAGGGAAAACGCCCGGATCTCCTGTTGTCGGGGATTAATCGCGGGGCCAATCTCGGGGTTGAAACCTTGTTCTCAGGCACCGTCGGCGCAGCGATGACCGGCATGCTGTTGGGCGTTCCCTCGCTGGCGCTTAGCCAGGCGTTTCACGATCGCGCGAATGTGCCATGGCAGATTGCAGAACATCATGCCGAACGTGTTATCCGCCAATTGTGTGCCGATAAACGCCAGCAAAATGCCTGCCTCAACGTCAATTTCCCGGCGCAGTTGCATCATGAACAATTGACCTTCACGCGCCAGGGCAACGGTCATCTGAATGGCATCAATGTGTTGCCGTTAAAAGACCCGCGCGCTCTGGATTATTACTGGCTACAACTGAGCCGCCATCATGATGGTGATCAACCGGGCACGGAAAGCGATGTACTGGCTAAAGGCGGAATCACGGTAACGCCGCTGGGCTTTGATCGCACCCTGGCCTGA
- the betI gene encoding transcriptional regulator BetI — MPKVGMKAIRQAQLIQATLTVIDRVGLAEASIALIAKEAGVSTGIVSHYFGDKNGLLDACMRQILADLYLAVERQRRLVDDTPAAQIRAIIDGNFDLSQVEGPVLTTWLVFWTSSLHHDSLQRLQRINDKRLWSNITAQFARVMPREQARAAGSSLAALIDGLWLRMTLAPQPMAQGLSQARQLCYQNLALWLAAAGPTPS, encoded by the coding sequence ATGCCAAAAGTTGGAATGAAAGCCATTCGCCAGGCGCAGTTGATTCAGGCGACCCTAACGGTGATCGACCGCGTGGGGCTGGCTGAGGCCAGTATTGCGTTGATAGCCAAAGAAGCGGGGGTATCGACCGGCATCGTCAGCCATTATTTTGGCGACAAAAACGGTCTGCTGGATGCCTGTATGCGGCAAATCCTCGCCGATCTTTATCTGGCCGTTGAGCGGCAAAGACGGCTGGTGGATGACACGCCAGCGGCGCAGATCCGCGCCATCATTGATGGCAATTTCGACCTGTCGCAGGTTGAAGGGCCGGTGCTCACGACCTGGCTGGTGTTCTGGACCAGCAGCCTGCATCACGACAGCCTGCAACGTTTACAGCGTATTAATGACAAACGCTTGTGGTCGAACATCACCGCGCAGTTTGCCCGGGTGATGCCACGTGAGCAGGCTCGAGCGGCTGGCAGCAGTCTGGCGGCGCTCATTGACGGGCTGTGGTTGCGAATGACGCTGGCACCGCAACCCATGGCGCAGGGACTGTCGCAGGCGCGCCAGCTCTGCTATCAGAATCTCGCCCTGTGGCTGGCTGCCGCCGGGCCAACCCCATCCTGA